From the Oceanobacillus kimchii X50 genome, the window GAATTGGTATGAGAAATTAAACGATTATTTTCCAGTTGAAGAAATGAAATCAAAAAAGCATATGGAATTATTACTTGAGGAAAAGGGCGACGTATATTTTAAAGATGAAAGTCCGCAGCATGTGATGATGTATGCGGAGTTCAATACATTTATTTTTATTGACTATGTATGGGTATCTGCTCAGACAAGAGGTCAGGGAGTAGGGCATAAGTTAATAGATAAGCTAAAGAACAAACGAAAACCAATTATACTTGAAGTAGAGCCGGTCGATTATGAGGATTCCGATTCAGAAAAACGACTTCATTTTTATCATCGCGAAGGATTTAAGCATGCGCAGTCAATTGGTTATAATCGACGTTCCTTAGCAACAAACGAAGAAACTCCAATGGAAATTTTATATTGGTCTCCAAATGATGATTCTGAAGAAGTGATTTATGGGCAGATGAAGCAAATGTATGAAGACATTCATACATACAAAGATAAGGAAATTTACGGAAAAGAATACCAATCATCTGAAGAAGTGTTGAGTTATGATGAGAATCGTGAAGCAGTTAATCTATTAGATGAACTAACGAAGAGGTCTTCACAATAATATAAATAAAAATCCGAGCTATCATCCTGATTTCTAGGAAATAACTCGGATTTTTTAATAACGACATTAAGAACTTTGGTTACTTGTTTCTCCAATCGTAATATTATTATTTAAACGTTCAGCTAGGCCGCTTGAAGAATTATTATCCGTTCCTTCTAATATACTTTCTTTAAAGTTATATGCACTAGAACCGTGTTCTGCAAAATCAAGTCCAGAAATTTCTTCTTCCTCTGAAACGCGAATTGGAGAAAATTTATTCATTACATATGCGAATCCACCGGTTGTAATTGCTACCCAAGCAATTACTGCAAGCACTCCAATGGCTTGGATACCTAATTGTGAAATACCATTTCCGTAGAAAAGTCCGGTATTAACAGAAAATAAACCAATTGCCAACGTACCCCATATACCACAGATTCCATGTACCGCAATAGCTCCAACTGGATCATCTATACGTAATTTTGTATCTAAGAAACGAATCCCTTCTACAAGTACTACACCAGAAATTAGTCCGACAATAATTGATCCCCCAAGAGAAATTTCTGCAGCACCTGCAGTAATACCTACTAATCCACCAAGTACACCATTCATTGATAATGATGCATCTACCTTCTTAAATCGGATTTTTGTATATAAAGAAGATGACACTAATGCGGCAGAAGTAGATAATAAAGTTGTTCCTATTACATACGGTACAAGTGATGGATCTGCTGCTAATGTACTACCTCCATTAAAACCGAACCAACCTAACCAAAGGATGAAAACTCCTAGAGCACCTAAAGGTAAATTATGCCCTTGGATAACATTGACTTTCTTTCCTTTGTACTTTCCGATACGTGGTCCAAGTATAAGTACTACTACAAACGCTCCTACAGCTCCAGTTAAGTGAACAACAGTAGAACCAGCGAAGTCACTAAATCCTATCGCAGTTAACCATCCATCTCCTTGCCAAACCCAATGTCCAACAACTGGATAAATGATTGTTGTCATTGCTGCTACAATCAGGATATAACTGCCTAGTTTAATTCTTTCCGCAACTGCTCCGGAAATAATCGTTGCACAAGTAGCAACAAACATAGCTTGGAATACGAAAAAGTCTATTTCGCTAACTCCGCTAAGTAAGAATCCATCGCTACCTATAATAGAGCCGGAAGAAGAACCAAACATAATGCCATAACCAACTAAGAAAAATAAGATAGCAGCGACACTTATCGTTAAGAAATTCTTCATAAGGATATTTAATGTATTCTTCGATCTCGTAAATCCAGATTCTACCATAGCAAATCCTGCATGCATAAAAAATACTAAGAATGCACCTAACATTACCCAAATTAAGTTAACGGATAATTCTAATGATTCGGGAGTGGGTGTTGCAGCATATACAGGAGTAGATAAAAGTAAGAGTATTATAAATAAAAGTGAAATTTTCTTTATCATGTTTTTGTGATCCCCCTTCATAATTTATATAACAGCTTCTACACCACGTTCACCTGTACGAATTCGAATGACTTCTTCCACTGGTGAAACAAAAATTTTTCCGTCGCCTATATTACCTGTCTTACAACTTTTAATAATAATATCAACAATTTCTTCTAATTGGCTTTCTTCGACCACCATCTCTACTTTTAATTTGGATAGCAATTGAATTTGAAATTCTGTTGACCGATAAACTCCTGTCTGGCCCTTTTGCTTTCCTGTACCTGCTACTTCAGTAACAGTTAATCCACCAATTCCTATTGAAGATAACTCATCGCGTAGAGACTGGAATTTTTCTGGACGTATAATTGCTTCCAATTTTTTCATTACTCCACCCCTTTAATATTAATGTTAGATTTCCTAACATGTTTAGTTATGTAAATTATCATAAATGTTTTATATTTGTTTTGCAAGTGTTTTTTACTGTTTTTTTAGAAAATTTAGAAGAAAACGTTTTCAACATTTTTGTTAAATTAATTGGAAAAAAGGTTTAATTTTAACATGCATCGGGAATGTTACTTGTAAGTGAAAAGAATCATAAATAAATAAATGAATTTTTGTTGTACCCCCCTACCTTTTGGTAGCTAATTGTAGTATAATAACTACATATGAGTTATTTAGACTTATTTTAATTTAATAAGTTGATTAAAAAGCTCGAAAATATATATTAGATTGAGGAGTGAAGTTACATGGTAACACTTTATACCTCACCAAGCTGTACTTCCTGCAGGAAAGCAAGAGCGTGGCTGGAAGAACACAACATACCTTTTACAGAACGTAATATTTTTTCTGAGCCATTAAGTCTCGATGAAATAAAAGAAATATTGCGGATGACAGAGGATGGCACGGATGAGATTATTTCCACAAGATCAAAAGTCTTCCAAAAGTTGGATGTAAATATTGATCAACTGCCAATGAAAAACTTATTCAATCTAATCCAGAAAAATCCTGGGTTGTTGCGTAGGCCGATTATATTAGATGAAAAGCGACTTCAAGTTGGTTATAATGAAGATGAGATTCGTCGGTTTTTACCAAGAACAGTTCGCACATTCCAATTGCGTGAAGCACAACGTATGGTTAATTAAATATAAATTAATAAAACTAGAAAAGATGCGGAGTATTCCTGCGTCTTTTCTTTTTTTAACAGTTATACATATTTATAATAGCGCAACTTCAAGATTTAACTTGGTAAAAATAACCAGCGGAGACTTGATAGCAGCTAAAGCTCCATATGAATAAGCTTTTCTTTCTGTGAAAATAAAGCCTTGTCTGATAAAAAATGCCCGTAAGTAATGAAAATCGAATAAGTAGCCGTATTGGCAATCTTTATTATTGATGAAATTGATTCAGTTAGATAAAATGACAAACAAGCCGAAATACGTTAGAATAACTAACTAGCAATTAATTCTAAAATAGCATTTATCTGTATCATTAAAGCAAATATTTATCGATAATGTGAAACTGTATTTATTATGGATATAGATAGATTGGTTATCCTTCACTATATGTTAATATCAGCACAAGGGTATGATTTAAAGCCCTTGAATTAAATTGAGAATTTACGGATACTTGACTACCCTTTAGTTAAGCGTCATCGCTAGAAGTGGGCATCACTCTATCCGTTGCATGCGGGTTAGAAAAATGGAAAATAAAAATCAAAAAAGATAGGCATATTAATTTCCAACGTTCCGTACACTATCATACAATAGAGGTATGAGATCAACTAAAGATTAAAATATATAGTTAACGGGTACATGCATTATAGGATAGGAAGTATGGAGGATATTATTATTTACTTTAAAGCACGCTTGATGCACATGTGGGAAGGTAGGTAGCGGATGCTTCTATAATCAAGAAGGGAGAGCGTGAATATGGAGATAGAAA encodes:
- a CDS encoding GNAT family N-acetyltransferase translates to MNWYEKLNDYFPVEEMKSKKHMELLLEEKGDVYFKDESPQHVMMYAEFNTFIFIDYVWVSAQTRGQGVGHKLIDKLKNKRKPIILEVEPVDYEDSDSEKRLHFYHREGFKHAQSIGYNRRSLATNEETPMEILYWSPNDDSEEVIYGQMKQMYEDIHTYKDKEIYGKEYQSSEEVLSYDENREAVNLLDELTKRSSQ
- the spxA gene encoding transcriptional regulator SpxA codes for the protein MVTLYTSPSCTSCRKARAWLEEHNIPFTERNIFSEPLSLDEIKEILRMTEDGTDEIISTRSKVFQKLDVNIDQLPMKNLFNLIQKNPGLLRRPIILDEKRLQVGYNEDEIRRFLPRTVRTFQLREAQRMVN
- a CDS encoding ammonium transporter, which codes for MIKKISLLFIILLLLSTPVYAATPTPESLELSVNLIWVMLGAFLVFFMHAGFAMVESGFTRSKNTLNILMKNFLTISVAAILFFLVGYGIMFGSSSGSIIGSDGFLLSGVSEIDFFVFQAMFVATCATIISGAVAERIKLGSYILIVAAMTTIIYPVVGHWVWQGDGWLTAIGFSDFAGSTVVHLTGAVGAFVVVLILGPRIGKYKGKKVNVIQGHNLPLGALGVFILWLGWFGFNGGSTLAADPSLVPYVIGTTLLSTSAALVSSSLYTKIRFKKVDASLSMNGVLGGLVGITAGAAEISLGGSIIVGLISGVVLVEGIRFLDTKLRIDDPVGAIAVHGICGIWGTLAIGLFSVNTGLFYGNGISQLGIQAIGVLAVIAWVAITTGGFAYVMNKFSPIRVSEEEEISGLDFAEHGSSAYNFKESILEGTDNNSSSGLAERLNNNITIGETSNQSS
- a CDS encoding P-II family nitrogen regulator; translated protein: MKKLEAIIRPEKFQSLRDELSSIGIGGLTVTEVAGTGKQKGQTGVYRSTEFQIQLLSKLKVEMVVEESQLEEIVDIIIKSCKTGNIGDGKIFVSPVEEVIRIRTGERGVEAVI